The Anas acuta chromosome 1, bAnaAcu1.1, whole genome shotgun sequence genome segment AGATAGCAATAAGAGCCGTGGGGTACCTgtaaatccactttttttttcccttctccttttttttgttgttgttaaactGCTATTTCCAGTCCGAGTGAGGGCTGtggctccttccccttcttgcGATCCCAGCTTTTGGCTGCGAGCGCCCAGCACCGACTGTCCCGtgtgtcccttcccttcccttcccttcccttcccttcccttcccttcccttcccttcccttcccttcccttcccttcccttcccttcccttcccttcccttcccttcccttcccttcccttcccttcccttccccaacccaacccaacccaacccaacccaacccaacccaacccaacccaacccaacccaacccaacccaacccaacccaacccaacccaacccaacccaaccccttccttatcccttccccatcccttttccatcctttctccatcccttctccatccccttcccttccccatcccttccccatccccttcccttccctttcccatccAGGCGGCCGTGCAGGATGGTTTCTCGGCTGTGCCCTAGCGACTCTTTCCCGTGGggaaaacaggcaaacaaagcCTGGTAAGGAGCCCGGGAGGCAGGAGAGCTTTGGCACGGCGTGCCACAGCCTGACCCTTACAAATCGTTGGGTCTGGGGGATTTTTCGccccaaaaaagcagcaaaaaacgTGGTCTGATGACCGCTTTTAGTGGCCAGGCTGTAGGAAAAACCCCAATCGACCCACAGCGTCCCATCCCTCGGTGCAGGGCGAGCGGCAGGAGCCACGGGGACAGCGgtcggcagggctggggggccaCTGGGCTGcattggggagggggaaagggggcGTGGGGGCATCACACagaccccaaatcctccccgTCCCACAGCACGGAGCCGCCGAAACCCAACCCGCGCGCCCCGTCCGTCTCTCTCCATCGGCGTTTTAATTCCTTTCGACCAACAGCACGGCTCGGATCAGCTCGTTTTTAGCTGTTATTGGAACtcttaagcaaaaaaaaaaagattaaaatataaaaaaaaaagaaataaagatgtcTTCCAATCAGTCTCCCAGGTGTGTAGGGAACACGGCCTCGAACCGACGCGCTGGAGAGCCCCACGGCCGCGGCTTGTGAATATAAAAGTGTAAATCTGGCTTTttcggttgtttttttttttgttattattattatttttttttttcctctgttccctTTCGTCCCGAAGATCAGTCCGTGATCTCCCTGACGGGTTTCAGCCAAGAGTTTGTAACTGTACGATATTTACTGTAAGATGTAGAACATTCGATaactattaaaaaatgtttccaaaaaaaaaaaaaacaaaccaaaaccaaaaatcgCCCGAAACACGACGCAGCCCGCGGGGGTTTGATGCTTTTTTGGGGCCGTGATGGGGTCCTGCAGTGCCCCATACCACAAATGTGCTCCGGGAGGGTTTGTGGGGGATGAATGGTGCTGACTTGAGCCCCTGGTCCTAATACAGCCTCGCCACCCCAGTATTCTCTGTGGTGGGATTTTGGATGGAGCCCAACCTTGGTTGGGCGCACAGGGGTATTTGTGCCGTGCCCCAGGGGACCAGCATGGGCTGAGATGCTGAGCACTGGGTTTTGGAGAGATATCAGCTCGTGGTGACCCCAAAAAGGTCTGATTTCCAACTGGAACGTCCCCAAAAAGGTCTTGTTTCCAACTGGGATGTCCCCAGCGTCCTCCCAAAGccacctcctccagcccagGGGTGTCACCCCTCCAGGCCAGGTCACCAAAACCCTCTCTGTAGGGGTCCCCACGCGGTGGCTTTGCCAAAATCACGGTTTGGAGAGCAGAATGGGACCTCCCTGCTGGGTCCCTGCCACCTTGCTGTCACCCATGGGTGTCACCATCCCCCAGAGGCCACCTCTAGGCCGGGTGCCAGTTGGAGAGGACAAGGGACCGGGCACCTCTCCGGGTGACATGGGATCGTGCCCCCCTTAGGACTATGTCACTGAGTCCCCCCCAGGTCCTGCCTTAACCCCACTGaggaaataagggaaaaaataagaataaaaaccaAAGAAACGTCAAAGCCTAGGTTCCTGCCCCAAAACGGAGCACGTTTATTAACGTCATTTCCAGGAACAAACCCGGGAggcttcaaataaaaaaaagatttaagaaaCCACGAGACGAAGGGCTGggtaaataaatacaggaaaaaaaaaaaaaacaaaaaaggggcAATGCTGCCCCAAAACGGGGTGCTGGGGAGTGCCAGCGCTGGTGCCAAGCCTGCTGTGGGCAGtgaggctggggacagggaggggacacGGTCCCCTGCGTGACCGGGGGGGGTGTCCCCGGTGTGAGTGACTTCGTTTCCAGAAATTAACCAAAagaggctttaaaaaataaaaataaaagtaagaatCCATCACCCGATGGCCATAAAGGGCCCGGGTGGGGTGAGCGAGGCGGTGCTGAGCCCCGGCGAGCCGCGGTTGTCCTGGTGCCACCAAGCTGGGGACATCCagcaggggggggggacacacaccaCGGTGGCACCCCCTTCTTTGGCTGGGCGGTGCTGGATCACCCtgtggggtgctgagcccctcaccctgcagcagggacgATTTGGGGACCCCCGGGGGTGTCACATGGCGAGGGTGCTGTCCCCAAGCCTGGCTTCGGAGGGGCTGCCCTGAGGGGGGGGCAAAGGGGACCGTGGTCACAGGGGTGGGGGTGAcgtccatcccatcccatcccatcccgctGCGCTTGGTCCCCATCGCCCAGCACCTCCCACCCTGTGAGCCCCATCTGAAAAAACCCTGTTAggtctggaaaaagaaatcccaaaAAGTTTGCGCCCCGCTGGAGAGCCCCAAAAGCGCCGGGTAAGGCTGAGAGCTGCCCTCAGTAGGCTTCAGAGTGAACAGCCTGGCGCAACACCACGCCGTTtcccccaggaaaaaaatcccaaaagcAGAAGGGCACCAAGATCCCAGCCCCTCCCGGAGCCCTGCACGCCCCCAACCCCAGGGTtgccccccctgtgccccctccTCACCTCGGGGTGGCTCTCGGTGCTCTTCAGCCACGACGGCCTCGTCCCGCTGCCAGCGGGGAGGGGACCCCGGGATGGGTCACCCCCGGTCCCCGCTGTCGTGCCGGGCTTCTGCTCGGGGATACGGGACACCCGAAACCTGCAGGGGACACCCCgtgagcaccggggggggggaacacacagtggggacccccccacacccccgtGCGCCCACCCTGTACTCACCTGCCGACGGAGAGGATGGTGATCTCGCCGGGGCGGCCGGCCTTGGCCCCGGGTTTGGTGGCCTTGGTGGCATTAACGGGGGACGGCAGCACCTGGGGCCACTTCTTCTGGCTGCAGCGGGTGCAGGGGGGGTCCGAGGGGGGGTCCGATTTGGGGGCCGGGCCGTGCACCGTgtgcaggtgctgctggtgccggCACGcggggggaaactgaggcaggaggtgcagccTGCAAGGGGGGGACAGGAGATGCCAGGTACATGGAGGGGGGCTcagtggggttggggggggctcAGTAGGACCGGGGTGGGGCtcagtggggttttggggggctcaCTTAAAGGCAGGTTTGCAGCCCGGTGCCATGAGCTGTGCCTTGTGAtgctccttcagcagctcctccagcgcCGCGGCGTTTTCTGCGGGAGGGGGGACAGCAAAGGGTCACCTCGGCGCCCCAAACCCTTCCCCAGCtatttggggacccccccccatcccccctgTCACCCCTCGAGACCTTTCTTCTCGGTGATCAGGCGCACCAGGACCCCGATGGTGTCCTCGTTGGCGTCCTCAATCTGGTAGACGGAGCTGGGACCTGGAGGCACACGGAGGGGGCTCGGTGGCACGCTGGCCACGGGGACAATTTGGGGACCAAAAGCCACGGGGATGCGCTCGAACAGGGCGAAGCGGCTTGGGGGTGACCCCAAATGAGCCACATCCAGCCACGTCCTGATCCGGGACCTTTTTAGGGTCCAAACCCACCCCACACCGGGCTTGGGGCTCGGCAACACCCCGACCCCGGGGGCGCACGGGACCGGGGCGCACGGGACCGGGGCTCACCGGTGCCGAGCCCGGGCTCGGGCTCCTTGTGCGCGGTGCAGTGGTAGCCCTTCTTCTTCAGCAGGTTGCAGACGAGGATGCCCAACAAGCCCATGGCACAGAAGACGGGCACGATGGCCAGCACGGCCGActgcgccgccgccgcctcctccggCCGAGCTTCCCGCGTGCCGTTGCTCCCCCGCGGTGCCGAAGCGCTCCGGGCTCGCCGCCGGCCTGCTGGAAACACCCGGAGCGTTTTTTTTGGCAAAGCTCCCCCACCCATGCCACAAGCAGGAGCgtcctcagctgctgccagtTGGGCAGGATGtcacccacagcccccaggtgaCAGCTAGGTGGGGTAGGGGACGGCGCGCACCCATCCTGCCCGcgctccagcacagccccgcGACGCAATAAAGCCGAAATCTCCCAGCCCGAGCACCCGACGGTGCCATCCTGCACCCACctgggcaccccggggtgctggggggggcggcggagcagggcaggcaccGGCCCTGGGGCTCCCTCTCGCCATCAGGGCTGTAAAACCTGCGGGGTGCAGCATGAGGGTCAGGGCTGGGGACGGAGCGGGTTCGcacaaacccccccaaaaccccaaaaaacaGCACCCTAAGGAGCAAACCCCGCTGAGGGCTCACCCGTGCACGCAGCCTCCGCAGAGGGCGTCGGTTGCAGCCGTCCCTGGTGCCAGGAGGAGGCGGCTGGTGGCGTGGCAGCGGGTGTGCGGGGCGCACGGCGCGTCCCCCGGGGAGAAAGCACCGGGGGGGCACGGGCGGCACGAGCCACACTCCTGCGGGGGTGGAAAAGGAGGTGAGGGATGGAAAAGGAGGtgagggatggatggagcccgcACGGTGGCCGTGCCACGGTCGGCTCCTGCCTTCTGGGATGGAGATGCTGCTTTTTGCACCGCTTACCCCAATGGGTTCCTCTCCGGGTGGGCATCGTGGCACCCCGCAGCCTGCGGTCACTGCGCCGGGGCCGCTCAGCACCTGTGGGAGAAGCAggggtggtgctgagcccaTCCCAAGCATCGCGGTGGATGCAAAAGCGTCGTGGAGGCAGGATTGATGCAAAGGGATCGCACGCACCGCGTCGCCAGCAATGGGGTGGGTGCGTGCAGCGCAGCGGGTGCCACCCCCACGCTCCCAAAATGCTGGGTGCAACCCCGACGCCGGGGCCGTGGTGGATGCAAAAACCCATTGGGAGCAACGTGCCAGGCACCAGCCATCCCATAATAAACACCGCAGCTTGATGCAAACCCGCTGCAGGTGACGGGGTGGAGGCAACCCCACCAGAAGCAAAGTGCCGGGCGCAAACCCGCTGCGCGCACTGCAGCGAGCGCAAaccaggaggaaaaataaaataaaataaaataaaataaaataaaataaaataaaataaaataaaataaaataaaaaaaataaaaataacccccccagccccaaccaGGCACCCCTGGCATGGGCACGGGGGCAGGGTGGCTGTCCCAAAGCTGTCCCTATTGGTGCACAGGGGTTATTTTGGGATCACCCCAAGCACCCTGGGGTATTTCCACCGTCCCCAAGTGCCCTGGGCTGACCCCTctcagccctggggggggggcagcaggggacagggacatcaGCGAGGGGGACGAGGCCGTACTCACCCCCAGGACGGTGACGAGCCACCAGCGCATCCCACTGCTCCTCGCCGGGGGAC includes the following:
- the RELT gene encoding tumor necrosis factor receptor superfamily member 19L isoform X3 — protein: MRWWLVTVLGVLSGPGAVTAGCGVPRCPPGEEPIGECGSCRPCPPGAFSPGDAPCAPHTRCHATSRLLLAPGTAATDALCGGCVHGFYSPDGEREPQGRCLPCSAAPPSTPGCPAGRRRARSASAPRGSNGTREARPEEAAAAQSAVLAIVPVFCAMGLLGILVCNLLKKKGYHCTAHKEPEPGLGTGPSSVYQIEDANEDTIGVLVRLITEKKENAAALEELLKEHHKAQLMAPGCKPAFKLHLLPQFPPACRHQQHLHTVHGPAPKSDPPSDPPCTRCSQKKWPQVLPSPVNATKATKPGAKAGRPGEITILSVGRFRVSRIPEQKPGTTAGTGGDPSRGPLPAGSGTRPSWLKSTESHPE
- the RELT gene encoding tumor necrosis factor receptor superfamily member 19L isoform X2; translated protein: MRWWLVTVLGVLSGPGAVTAGCGVPRCPPGEEPIGECGSCRPCPPGAFSPGDAPCAPHTRCHATSRLLLAPGTAATDALCGGCVHGFYSPDGEREPQGRCLPCSAAPPSTPGCPGRRRARSASAPRGSNGTREARPEEAAAAQSAVLAIVPVFCAMGLLGILVCNLLKKKGYHCTAHKEPEPGLGTGPSSVYQIEDANEDTIGVLVRLITEKKENAAALEELLKEHHKAQLMAPGCKPAFKLHLLPQFPPACRHQQHLHTVHGPAPKSDPPSDPPCTRCSQKKWPQVLPSPVNATKATKPGAKAGRPGEITILSVGRFRVSRIPEQKPGTTAGTGGDPSRGPLPAGSGTRPSWLKSTESHPEGSPSEARLGDSTLAM
- the RELT gene encoding tumor necrosis factor receptor superfamily member 19L isoform X1 codes for the protein MRWWLVTVLGVLSGPGAVTAGCGVPRCPPGEEPIGECGSCRPCPPGAFSPGDAPCAPHTRCHATSRLLLAPGTAATDALCGGCVHGFYSPDGEREPQGRCLPCSAAPPSTPGCPAGRRRARSASAPRGSNGTREARPEEAAAAQSAVLAIVPVFCAMGLLGILVCNLLKKKGYHCTAHKEPEPGLGTGPSSVYQIEDANEDTIGVLVRLITEKKENAAALEELLKEHHKAQLMAPGCKPAFKLHLLPQFPPACRHQQHLHTVHGPAPKSDPPSDPPCTRCSQKKWPQVLPSPVNATKATKPGAKAGRPGEITILSVGRFRVSRIPEQKPGTTAGTGGDPSRGPLPAGSGTRPSWLKSTESHPEGSPSEARLGDSTLAM